A region from the Rosa rugosa chromosome 6, drRosRugo1.1, whole genome shotgun sequence genome encodes:
- the LOC133718898 gene encoding protein MIZU-KUSSEI 1, whose amino-acid sequence MGEPKPQPQPLPPSSPRSQNPEAKSSPAVANAQSPPAISLQPASNKKGPSKTRKLFRRFRAVFRSFPIIAPSCKIPVSLHHGSRIGEGHIHGGIRMTGTLFGNRKSRVSIAIQESPKCLPLLVIELGIPTGKLLQDMGVGFVRIALECEKRPGDKTKIVDEPIWMLYCNGKKSGYGVRREATDDDLSVMQVLHAISMGAGVLPNDGDELPDGEFMYMRAQFERVIGSKDSETYYMLNPDGNSGPELSVFFVRV is encoded by the coding sequence ATGGGGGAACCAAAACCACAACCGCAGCCGCTGCCTCCATCCTCGCCGCGGTCTCAAAACCCGGAAGCGAAGTCATCCCCGGCTGTTGCGAATGCACAATCACCACCGGCCATCTCCCTCCAACCCGCATCAAACAAAAAAGGCCCCTCAAAAACCAGAAAACTTTTCCGGCGCTTCCGTGCTGTTTTCCGGTCGTTTCCCATCATAGCCCCGTCGTGCAAAATCCCGGTCTCTCTCCACCACGGGAGCCGGATCGGGGAAGGACACATCCACGGTGGTATCAGGATGACTGGAACCCTATTTGGGAACCGTAAATCTAGGGTGAGCATTGCAATCCAAGAAAGCCCCAAGTGCCTCCCCCTTCTCGTAATTGAGCTAGGGATTCCCACAGGAAAGCTTCTCCAGGACATGGGAGTCGGGTTCGTGAGAATAGCCCTCGAGTGTGAGAAGAGACCAGGTGATAAGACAAAGATCGTCGATGAGCCCATATGGATGTTGTATTGCAATGGGAAGAAATCGGGGTATGGGGTTCGGAGGGAAGCGACGGACGATGACTTGAGTGTCATGCAAGTATTGCATGCAATTTCTATGGGAGCCGGGGTATTACCAAACGACGGCGACGAGTTGCCGGACGGTGAGTTCATGTACATGAGAGCACAGTTCGAGCGTGTGATCGGGTCCAAGGATTCGGAAACGTACTACATGTTGAATCCCGATGGGAATAGTGGGCCTGAGCTCAGTGTGTTCTTCGTAAGGGTCTAG